Proteins encoded within one genomic window of Phototrophicus methaneseepsis:
- a CDS encoding HDIG domain-containing metalloprotein, whose translation MIARLAAFLEDRYNFSPERTALNLRRVLIALAGLTFWLSTSFIIAADSIVPGISGVSSLRVGAVAPRDIVAPNNSTFTSDILTDAERQRARDNVEPVLSPPDPERVQQQTELASEILTYMRDVRRATYDTTEQKIEDINAIQALDLDSGVSEEILRFDEETWADIENEVLTVLPRVMRSVRESEVAAVREQLPTQVAVRFNANERRVIVAIIEDLVIANRLINLEATEDARDAAAASVSPVPRSFVTGERIVEAGSTISASDYEALEKLGLLRTDDRRAMDLFRAMLATIIVMVIANLYFSRLTPQIVNNSPGQIAIQLGVFLLMLLATRFLGIDGNMYLFPVAALALIYVAIADVHVAIVASLALGLLTGVAHNSSLEVATLVTAGSLTGALALRNPGRLNAFFISGFLVGLVNAATISLFALATSSQTNANGQIIGNIAITFLSGMLLVPAAAIAVMYVLTTLFNLPTALRLMELSQPNKPLLQRLMREAPGTYQHSLQVANLAEQAASAIGADSQLTHVSALYHDIGKMSNPLYFTENQQEHIGNPHDTLNDPARSADIIINHVIEGDEMARQNRLPQRMRDFIREHHGTTMVYVFYQRALQQVNGDESQLDKSDFRYPGPRPQSKETGILMLADSCEAAVRSAKPESKGQISQIVKAIFNDKRETGQLDESGLTLNDLYTIETIFLNILQSMFHPRINYREAIQQQPAQNKPKPKAKETIILPRAHTPEQPEEPQPKNGTAAPTAPKAKEMPVAKSPVVEERYTAEPEETEALEEAPMTEVPRLPSLNERKTTQNLKRVEINEEETARPNASDKSSDVDSEADTNVNANIHGSANAQDDVADDIDTEAKAQNKTENADENASEEDHAPETDEA comes from the coding sequence ATGATCGCACGTCTGGCCGCTTTTTTAGAGGACCGCTACAACTTCTCACCAGAGCGTACAGCCCTGAATCTCCGGCGCGTTTTAATCGCGCTGGCGGGCTTGACATTCTGGCTCAGTACGTCCTTCATCATCGCGGCAGATAGCATTGTACCGGGCATCAGCGGCGTCTCCTCTTTGCGAGTCGGCGCTGTTGCCCCGCGCGATATCGTCGCCCCCAATAACAGCACCTTTACCAGCGATATCCTCACCGATGCCGAGCGTCAGCGTGCACGGGATAATGTCGAGCCTGTTCTCTCCCCGCCGGACCCGGAACGCGTCCAGCAGCAGACGGAACTCGCCAGCGAAATCCTGACGTACATGCGTGATGTTCGCCGCGCAACGTATGACACGACCGAGCAAAAAATCGAGGATATTAACGCCATCCAGGCCTTAGACCTGGATAGTGGCGTCAGCGAAGAAATATTACGCTTCGACGAAGAAACGTGGGCCGATATTGAAAATGAAGTGCTTACGGTCCTGCCACGCGTCATGCGGTCCGTCCGTGAGAGCGAAGTCGCCGCTGTAAGAGAGCAACTCCCGACACAAGTCGCTGTGCGCTTTAATGCCAATGAGCGTCGCGTCATCGTCGCCATCATCGAAGACCTTGTGATCGCCAACCGTCTCATCAACTTAGAAGCTACAGAGGATGCGCGTGACGCAGCAGCGGCGTCTGTTTCGCCAGTGCCACGCAGCTTCGTCACAGGGGAACGCATTGTCGAAGCAGGCAGCACGATCTCCGCTTCTGATTATGAAGCGCTGGAGAAATTGGGCCTCTTACGCACCGATGACCGCCGCGCTATGGACCTGTTCCGGGCCATGCTGGCAACGATCATTGTCATGGTCATTGCCAATCTCTACTTCTCGCGCCTGACGCCCCAGATCGTCAACAACAGCCCCGGCCAGATTGCCATCCAGTTGGGCGTATTCTTGTTGATGCTGTTAGCGACGCGCTTCCTGGGCATTGATGGCAATATGTATCTTTTCCCGGTTGCGGCCCTGGCACTGATTTACGTTGCTATTGCGGATGTCCATGTTGCCATTGTCGCCAGTTTAGCGTTGGGCTTATTAACGGGCGTCGCCCACAACAGCTCCCTTGAAGTTGCCACACTGGTCACAGCCGGCAGCCTGACTGGCGCCCTGGCCCTACGCAATCCAGGCCGTTTGAATGCGTTTTTCATCTCTGGCTTCCTGGTAGGTCTCGTCAACGCCGCGACGATCTCGCTTTTCGCCCTGGCGACTTCTTCCCAGACAAACGCTAATGGCCAGATCATCGGCAACATCGCGATTACATTCTTAAGTGGGATGCTGCTGGTACCTGCTGCGGCGATTGCCGTCATGTACGTCTTGACGACGCTCTTTAATTTGCCGACGGCACTCCGCCTGATGGAACTCAGCCAGCCGAATAAGCCCTTGCTCCAACGCCTGATGCGCGAAGCACCTGGCACATACCAGCATTCATTGCAGGTCGCCAATTTGGCGGAACAAGCCGCCAGCGCGATTGGTGCGGATTCGCAGCTAACCCATGTTTCTGCGCTCTATCATGACATCGGCAAGATGAGCAATCCGTTGTACTTCACGGAGAACCAGCAGGAGCATATCGGCAACCCGCACGATACCCTGAATGACCCGGCTCGTAGTGCAGATATTATCATCAATCACGTCATCGAGGGCGACGAGATGGCGCGCCAGAACCGCTTGCCACAGCGTATGCGCGATTTCATCCGCGAGCATCACGGGACAACGATGGTCTATGTCTTCTATCAACGTGCTTTACAACAGGTCAATGGTGACGAAAGCCAGCTTGATAAAAGCGATTTCCGCTATCCTGGTCCACGCCCGCAGAGCAAAGAAACGGGCATTCTCATGCTGGCGGATAGCTGCGAAGCGGCTGTGCGCAGTGCCAAGCCGGAAAGCAAAGGCCAGATTAGCCAGATCGTGAAAGCCATCTTCAACGACAAGCGCGAAACGGGCCAATTGGATGAATCTGGGCTGACGCTAAACGATCTCTATACCATTGAGACGATTTTTCTGAACATCCTGCAAAGCATGTTTCATCCGCGTATCAACTACCGGGAAGCAATCCAGCAGCAGCCTGCTCAGAATAAACCTAAACCCAAGGCCAAAGAGACAATCATCCTGCCGCGTGCCCATACGCCGGAGCAGCCAGAGGAACCACAGCCGAAAAATGGCACAGCAGCACCCACAGCGCCAAAAGCCAAGGAAATGCCTGTCGCCAAATCGCCAGTGGTAGAAGAGCGCTACACAGCAGAGCCAGAAGAAACTGAAGCGCTCGAAGAAGCACCCATGACCGAGGTACCGCGCCTGCCCTCGCTCAATGAGCGCAAAACCACACAAAACCTCAAACGTGTGGAAATCAACGAAGAAGAAACAGCCCGGCCCAACGCATCCGATAAATCATCGGATGTTGACTCGGAGGCTGATACAAACGTCAATGCAAACATTCATGGCAGTGCAAACGCCCAGGACGATGTTGCAGACGATATTGACACCGAAGCTAAAGCACAAAACAAAACCGAAAATGCAGATGAAAATGCATCGGAAGAAGATCACGCGCCTGAAACGGATGAGGCATGA
- a CDS encoding diacylglycerol kinase produces MFRRLMDTLMGTSRIDPNDYAAQISPNRFRSLGYSLAGWIYMLRRQKNTRIMTIASIVVMALSLWLQIDRLELAIIILAITIVWLTEFLNAGIEAAVDLASPDFHPLAQVGKDVASAAVLLGVIASILVGILVLGPHVLERLNIIAAPT; encoded by the coding sequence ATGTTTAGACGCTTGATGGATACGCTCATGGGCACATCTCGCATCGACCCGAATGATTACGCCGCCCAGATCAGCCCGAATCGCTTTCGAAGTTTAGGCTATTCCCTGGCAGGCTGGATTTATATGCTGCGCCGCCAGAAGAACACGCGCATCATGACGATTGCTTCTATCGTGGTCATGGCACTCAGCTTATGGCTGCAAATTGACCGCCTTGAACTGGCGATTATCATCCTTGCCATCACCATCGTCTGGCTGACGGAATTCCTCAATGCAGGCATTGAAGCTGCCGTGGACCTTGCCTCGCCAGATTTCCACCCTCTGGCACAGGTGGGTAAAGATGTCGCCTCAGCAGCGGTCTTACTGGGGGTCATTGCATCTATCCTGGTCGGCATACTGGTTTTAGGCCCCCATGTGCTGGAACGCCTGAATATCATCGCCGCACCCACCTGA
- a CDS encoding sigma-70 family RNA polymerase sigma factor, translating to MIQELINRADQRGYLTYDDVIEVLEEDNDDLVSLETILYELDEMGIELQKEGEDNTLPSSEEDLSADYNINELVQDPEIGDITAISSDDPVGLYFRQMAQEPLLNAQEEIDLAKRIERGKKAQERLQYPDAKDRSERWYRHMERIMYDGQLAREHLGRANTRLVVSIAKRYMGQGLPFPDLIQEGNVGLMRAVDKYDYRRGNRFSTYATWWIRQAITRALAQKTRTIRIPLHMTERIRQMYRIAQSLEQQMGRRPAVEEIAAEMDLPADTIRGMMDASQHAIALERPVGDDGDSEFGDFIEDQDTPSPVESATQHLLEETIEEVLSELTPRQSHILRLRFGLGGGEPHTLEEIANKFGLSRERIRQLEKEALRRLRHPRLAHNLRDYL from the coding sequence GTGATTCAGGAACTCATTAACCGAGCGGATCAACGTGGCTACCTAACGTATGATGATGTGATCGAAGTTCTGGAAGAGGACAACGATGACCTCGTCTCATTAGAAACCATACTTTATGAGTTGGACGAGATGGGTATAGAGCTTCAAAAAGAAGGTGAGGACAATACACTGCCATCTTCAGAAGAAGATCTATCTGCTGATTACAATATTAACGAACTCGTTCAAGATCCAGAAATCGGTGACATTACCGCTATATCCTCCGACGACCCCGTTGGGTTGTACTTCCGCCAGATGGCGCAAGAACCTCTCTTAAATGCCCAGGAAGAAATTGACCTTGCTAAGCGTATTGAGCGCGGCAAGAAAGCCCAGGAACGCCTGCAATACCCCGATGCAAAAGATCGCAGCGAACGCTGGTATCGTCATATGGAACGCATTATGTATGACGGACAACTGGCTCGCGAGCATCTTGGGCGGGCAAATACACGCCTCGTTGTGAGTATCGCCAAGCGCTATATGGGCCAGGGATTGCCCTTCCCAGATTTGATCCAGGAAGGCAATGTTGGCTTGATGCGTGCAGTCGATAAATATGATTATCGGCGTGGGAATCGCTTCAGTACGTATGCAACATGGTGGATTCGTCAGGCGATTACGCGGGCCCTGGCCCAGAAAACGCGCACCATCCGCATTCCGCTGCATATGACGGAGCGTATCCGCCAGATGTATCGTATTGCGCAGAGCCTTGAACAGCAAATGGGACGCCGCCCAGCCGTTGAAGAAATCGCTGCTGAGATGGACCTCCCGGCGGATACCATCCGGGGGATGATGGATGCCAGCCAGCACGCGATTGCGCTGGAACGGCCCGTCGGCGATGATGGCGACAGTGAATTTGGCGATTTCATTGAAGATCAAGATACCCCCAGCCCCGTAGAATCCGCAACACAACACCTGCTTGAAGAAACAATCGAAGAAGTTCTGAGTGAACTGACCCCACGCCAGAGCCATATTTTGCGGCTGCGTTTCGGCCTGGGCGGGGGCGAACCTCACACATTAGAAGAGATTGCGAACAAGTTTGGGCTTTCTCGGGAGCGTATTCGTCAATTAGAGAAAGAAGCATTGCGTCGTCTGCGCCATCCGCGCCTGGCACACAATTTGCGGGATTATCTCTAA
- the mtaB gene encoding tRNA (N(6)-L-threonylcarbamoyladenosine(37)-C(2))-methylthiotransferase MtaB, whose product MKVHLRMLGCRLNQSEIDTMARQLQQQGHEIVESPDEADQVIVNTCAVTAEAVRAGRQMIRGINRTNPNAEITVTGCHAQIAPDQIAVLPGVAHVVDNEAKMGIVPMITGQPIPNYDREPLELDETRPGASHHTRAFVKVQDGCDNACTFCVTTVARGAGRSRDADGVLAEINALYASGYQEIVLTGVHLGSYGYDQGDQDGLMHLVERILAETDVPRVRLSSLEPWDLSTGFFDLWQDSRLCPHLHLPLQSGCDATLKRMRRHTNQAAFRAIVQEARDKIPDVRITSDVIVGFPGETDEEFAVSEAFIHEMAFAGLHVFRYSVRPGTPAARMKNHVSKAKKKARSEALRDHAQSAEATFAQQFAHQSRPILWEQVTGANDTGFINTGYTDNYIRVQAIYPRPLTNHITPAILGTYENGMVNATPVIE is encoded by the coding sequence ATGAAAGTACACCTCAGAATGTTAGGCTGCCGCCTGAACCAGAGCGAAATCGACACGATGGCGCGGCAGCTACAACAGCAAGGCCACGAAATTGTCGAATCGCCGGATGAAGCGGACCAGGTCATTGTGAATACCTGCGCCGTCACTGCGGAAGCTGTCCGGGCTGGCCGCCAGATGATCCGCGGCATCAACCGGACCAACCCGAATGCCGAGATTACCGTCACAGGCTGCCATGCCCAGATCGCGCCGGACCAGATCGCCGTACTCCCAGGCGTGGCGCATGTTGTGGATAATGAAGCCAAGATGGGCATCGTCCCCATGATTACGGGCCAGCCCATCCCCAATTATGATCGTGAACCGCTGGAACTCGATGAAACACGACCCGGTGCCAGCCACCACACCCGCGCCTTCGTCAAAGTACAGGATGGCTGTGATAATGCCTGCACCTTCTGTGTGACGACCGTGGCACGCGGCGCGGGCCGCTCTCGCGATGCGGATGGTGTCCTGGCAGAAATCAACGCTTTGTACGCCTCAGGCTACCAAGAAATCGTGCTGACGGGCGTGCACCTGGGCAGCTACGGTTACGATCAAGGCGACCAGGATGGTCTGATGCATCTGGTCGAACGCATTCTAGCAGAAACAGATGTCCCGCGTGTGCGCCTTTCTTCGCTGGAACCATGGGACCTGAGCACGGGCTTCTTTGACCTGTGGCAAGATAGCCGACTATGCCCCCATCTGCACCTGCCCTTGCAAAGCGGCTGCGACGCGACGCTAAAACGTATGCGACGTCATACCAATCAAGCGGCTTTCCGCGCTATCGTGCAAGAAGCGCGGGATAAAATTCCGGATGTGCGCATCACGTCGGATGTTATTGTCGGCTTCCCTGGGGAAACAGACGAAGAATTCGCAGTGAGCGAAGCCTTCATCCACGAGATGGCCTTTGCAGGGCTGCATGTGTTCCGCTACAGCGTCCGCCCGGGCACGCCAGCCGCCCGTATGAAGAACCACGTCTCCAAAGCAAAGAAGAAAGCTCGCAGCGAAGCCCTGCGCGATCACGCTCAATCGGCGGAAGCCACATTTGCACAGCAATTCGCACATCAGAGCCGCCCGATTCTATGGGAGCAAGTCACAGGGGCCAACGACACAGGCTTTATCAACACGGGCTACACCGATAATTACATTCGTGTACAGGCCATCTATCCGCGACCATTGACCAATCACATCACGCCTGCCATCCTGGGCACCTATGAAAACGGCATGGTAAATGCCACACCTGTGATAGAATAA
- a CDS encoding GatB/YqeY domain-containing protein, protein MAENAKEQLTVALKEAMRNKETERRNVIRLLQSAIKQVEVDEQHELSDEEVTDVLQKEAKKRRESIEELQSAGREEQAAAEAFELEVIMDFLPKQMTREEIEVMAKEAIAETGASSPKEMGKVMGIMSPKTKGRADGKMVSTVVRELLSQ, encoded by the coding sequence ATGGCAGAAAACGCCAAAGAACAACTCACTGTCGCCTTAAAAGAGGCCATGCGCAACAAAGAGACGGAACGTCGCAATGTGATCCGCCTGCTACAGAGCGCTATCAAACAGGTTGAAGTCGATGAACAGCACGAACTGAGCGACGAAGAAGTCACGGATGTGCTGCAAAAAGAAGCCAAAAAACGCCGCGAAAGCATCGAAGAATTGCAAAGCGCAGGCCGGGAAGAACAAGCTGCTGCAGAAGCATTCGAGCTAGAAGTCATCATGGACTTTTTGCCCAAGCAGATGACGCGCGAAGAAATCGAAGTGATGGCGAAAGAAGCCATCGCTGAAACAGGTGCTAGTTCTCCCAAAGAAATGGGTAAAGTAATGGGCATCATGTCACCCAAAACAAAAGGCCGCGCCGATGGTAAAATGGTGAGCACCGTCGTCCGTGAGCTTTTGAGTCAATAG
- a CDS encoding response regulator yields MPVTEVIPVNHLVAEGEPDNAAFAPIAYQFHVENLIGEAPVFPPLAISETGVMKAIVLNAESQDILADKQDAPHHHEELHAPNPEAAYQRGPRLDMNRVLIVEDTVELAEVMQATLERMGLTATIATTGKAGMKQLKDAHPGLLLMDLGLPDTSGWKMLEDVKAYCADTQTPLPKVVIVTAYDDAPNRVIGKLQNIHSYLIKPVTPAQVEQAVSDVLGV; encoded by the coding sequence ATGCCAGTGACCGAAGTGATTCCTGTTAATCACCTGGTTGCAGAAGGTGAACCAGACAACGCAGCATTCGCCCCTATTGCCTATCAGTTCCATGTGGAAAATCTAATAGGCGAAGCACCTGTATTCCCGCCTCTGGCGATCAGTGAAACAGGTGTGATGAAAGCGATCGTGCTCAATGCAGAGTCACAAGATATCCTGGCAGATAAGCAAGACGCACCACACCATCATGAGGAGCTGCACGCTCCTAACCCTGAAGCTGCCTATCAGAGAGGCCCTCGTCTAGATATGAATCGTGTTCTCATCGTTGAAGACACCGTTGAACTGGCAGAAGTCATGCAGGCAACCCTGGAACGTATGGGCCTTACGGCGACCATTGCTACAACGGGCAAAGCAGGCATGAAGCAGCTCAAAGATGCACACCCTGGCCTGCTGCTCATGGACCTTGGTCTGCCGGATACGAGCGGTTGGAAGATGTTAGAAGACGTCAAAGCTTATTGTGCAGATACACAGACACCACTGCCCAAAGTCGTTATCGTCACCGCCTATGACGATGCGCCAAACCGGGTCATCGGTAAATTGCAAAATATTCACAGCTATCTGATTAAGCCCGTCACACCTGCCCAGGTGGAACAGGCTGTTTCAGATGTACTGGGTGTCTGA
- a CDS encoding TolB family protein, with protein sequence MKINRFLAFPLLGLLLFLGIGQADAQQQIEQRCQQNIAARPATFEPGGIILTSFDGDSLWVYDIDNATRYPLPETRPCLANCHLSPDANWLTYLNAQTGVFGMMRVDGTQRTPLVAGAASDVQWWSADEILVWTPDHRAYLRSLDALDVEESREYLPASSAIAIQPGGTYALTLSSINGTISRALVNLEDDESTPILLAPDRPYFNAASWSPDGRQLAYVGRGALDPEVNLVGAELFVIQPGSAIPRQLTYFSSAYGAVRINGFVPDSLSWSPDGTQIAFWVIELLGADVEANTGTAEIHVVDVTTGQVTAYCGFVTNEHTPNPSRLVWSPDGTHLALAGNVPGDDRGYLLLALNLENGVFTELSEGIFPALGRPDVVAWGLRP encoded by the coding sequence ATGAAAATAAATCGTTTCCTGGCTTTCCCTTTATTGGGGCTTTTACTATTTTTGGGCATTGGGCAAGCTGATGCTCAGCAGCAGATTGAACAGCGCTGCCAGCAGAACATCGCAGCGCGCCCAGCGACCTTCGAGCCGGGGGGGATCATCCTGACCTCGTTCGATGGCGATAGCTTGTGGGTCTATGACATTGATAATGCGACACGCTACCCCCTGCCGGAAACGCGGCCCTGTTTAGCGAACTGTCATCTTTCGCCAGATGCCAACTGGTTGACCTATTTAAATGCGCAGACGGGCGTCTTTGGTATGATGCGCGTGGATGGCACCCAGCGCACCCCCCTTGTCGCGGGTGCTGCTTCTGATGTGCAATGGTGGTCCGCGGACGAAATCCTTGTGTGGACCCCAGATCATCGGGCTTACTTGCGATCCCTTGATGCACTTGATGTAGAAGAATCGCGCGAGTATCTCCCGGCTTCATCCGCGATAGCCATTCAGCCCGGCGGGACATATGCGCTCACATTGAGTTCCATCAACGGTACGATTAGCCGCGCCCTGGTGAACCTGGAAGACGATGAATCAACGCCTATCTTGCTGGCTCCGGATCGGCCTTATTTCAATGCGGCGAGCTGGTCGCCGGATGGGCGTCAACTGGCTTATGTGGGGCGTGGCGCTCTGGACCCAGAGGTAAACCTCGTCGGAGCGGAATTGTTCGTCATCCAGCCTGGGAGCGCGATTCCGCGACAATTGACTTATTTTTCTTCTGCTTATGGGGCTGTACGCATCAATGGGTTTGTCCCGGATAGTTTGAGCTGGTCGCCGGATGGGACGCAGATTGCTTTCTGGGTGATTGAACTATTAGGCGCTGATGTGGAGGCCAATACAGGCACCGCTGAAATCCATGTGGTGGATGTAACGACAGGGCAGGTTACGGCATACTGTGGCTTTGTCACCAATGAACATACGCCGAATCCATCACGGCTGGTATGGTCGCCAGACGGTACGCATCTAGCCTTGGCCGGGAATGTGCCAGGGGATGACCGGGGCTATTTACTGTTGGCCCTCAACCTGGAGAATGGCGTCTTCACTGAATTGAGTGAGGGTATCTTCCCGGCGTTAGGACGGCCAGATGTAGTCGCATGGGGCTTACGGCCTTGA
- the ybeY gene encoding rRNA maturation RNase YbeY: MSSTPNASPEVMFQNEEGYPVDEDSLREAVTTVLDMHDALDAGLSIVITTNEAVQELNLQYRDIDAPTDVLSFSAEQLPPELADDEGRYLGDLVIAYPYASQQAVRLKHPVRESFMLLVVHGTLHLLGYDHDTLENRAIMWDAQEKALNTLGIDTRIVPTLEEDHHV, translated from the coding sequence ATGAGCAGCACCCCAAACGCATCGCCTGAAGTTATGTTCCAAAATGAAGAAGGCTACCCTGTCGATGAAGATAGTCTGAGAGAGGCTGTCACCACCGTACTGGATATGCATGATGCTCTCGACGCAGGTCTGAGCATTGTCATCACGACCAATGAAGCTGTCCAGGAGCTAAACCTACAGTATCGGGATATAGACGCGCCGACAGATGTGCTCTCCTTTTCTGCGGAGCAGCTACCGCCTGAACTTGCTGATGACGAAGGGCGCTACTTAGGTGACCTCGTGATCGCTTACCCGTATGCCTCACAACAAGCTGTACGCCTTAAGCATCCCGTCCGCGAGAGCTTCATGCTGCTGGTCGTCCATGGCACCCTGCACCTACTCGGCTATGATCACGATACGCTGGAAAACCGCGCAATCATGTGGGACGCCCAGGAAAAAGCATTGAATACCCTTGGCATTGATACGCGTATTGTGCCGACCCTTGAGGAAGATCATCATGTTTAG
- the lipA gene encoding lipoyl synthase, whose protein sequence is MPVTDAADWQPDPKHPRRRPPWIRVKAPSGDTYENVRGLMRSKALHTVCEEAQCPNLGECWGAGTATFLMMGDTCTRSCGFCDIKTGRPSPLDWAEPNRIAQSVRAMNLQHVVITSVNRDDRPDGGAPLFAMVIRRIRQLQPGCSIEVLIPDFKGSEVALKIVMDAQPEILNHNVETVKRLFKKVQPQDNWEWAMATLSNAKKMDPLVLTKSGIMLGLGETFDEVVETMQALADINVDILTLGQYLQPSNKHLPIERYYTLEEFEELRRIGLEMGFKWVESGPLVRSSYHADQQVRALSKLNFIQLHSEREAPSGD, encoded by the coding sequence ATTCCGGTAACAGACGCGGCGGATTGGCAACCTGATCCCAAGCATCCGCGCCGCCGCCCGCCCTGGATTCGCGTCAAAGCGCCCAGTGGCGACACATACGAGAATGTACGGGGTCTCATGCGCAGCAAAGCGCTGCATACTGTTTGTGAAGAAGCGCAATGCCCGAACCTTGGCGAATGTTGGGGGGCTGGTACAGCGACTTTCTTGATGATGGGTGATACCTGTACGCGTTCCTGTGGTTTCTGCGATATTAAAACCGGGCGGCCTAGCCCGCTGGATTGGGCAGAGCCGAACCGCATCGCCCAGAGCGTGCGTGCAATGAATTTGCAACATGTCGTTATCACGAGCGTGAACCGTGATGATCGCCCAGATGGGGGTGCACCCCTGTTTGCAATGGTCATTCGTCGTATTCGCCAGTTGCAGCCCGGTTGCAGCATTGAGGTGCTCATCCCGGACTTCAAAGGCAGCGAAGTGGCCTTGAAGATCGTCATGGATGCTCAGCCGGAAATCTTGAACCATAATGTGGAGACCGTGAAACGCCTCTTCAAGAAGGTTCAACCCCAGGATAACTGGGAATGGGCCATGGCAACGCTCAGCAATGCCAAAAAGATGGACCCGCTGGTACTCACCAAGAGTGGTATTATGCTGGGCCTTGGCGAGACATTCGACGAAGTTGTCGAGACAATGCAGGCCCTGGCGGATATTAACGTCGATATCCTGACCCTGGGGCAGTATTTGCAGCCCAGCAATAAGCATCTGCCGATTGAGCGTTACTATACCCTGGAAGAGTTCGAAGAACTGCGCCGCATCGGCCTGGAAATGGGCTTTAAGTGGGTGGAAAGCGGCCCGCTGGTACGCAGTAGCTACCATGCTGACCAGCAGGTACGTGCCCTGAGTAAGCTGAACTTTATCCAGTTACACAGTGAGCGCGAAGCGCCTTCTGGCGATTAA
- a CDS encoding DnaB-like helicase C-terminal domain-containing protein: protein MSTRRFTDELPDPMQPASDNNQTASAPRSPAIQPAPGRRTQATKREGAHLPRTLTQVINEADEKVMQGDLVDYVPLATSFDPLDGLIGGGLRKTELTLLGGAQGIGKTIATLQIARNIAMRPDQYAFYLSYEHTEAHLMHRLLCLESVNPPEMEMANSLKLRDLYNIIVSQRAKKFMGRNDGSGSLQAILRDHPKTIEPLKRVLRYSDRLIMLKASPAVTNLRAIKEMTARLADATGGNVTVFVDYLQKIAVHPERPRDENDKVTIIVEGLKDIALSLDVPVFSIVAADREGLKSKRIHLYHLRGSSALDYESDIAIIMNNKYQILAKDHVAFNPYNAKAYRNWVVFTVEKNRAGRAMVDVEFQLHGQHFAFNPRGQRVQQQLIDDKVIET from the coding sequence ATGTCTACCAGACGCTTCACTGACGAGCTACCCGATCCCATGCAGCCTGCATCGGACAACAATCAGACGGCAAGCGCACCGAGGTCGCCAGCGATCCAGCCCGCCCCAGGGCGGCGGACACAGGCCACCAAGAGAGAAGGCGCTCATCTTCCTCGCACCCTGACGCAGGTCATCAATGAAGCCGATGAAAAGGTCATGCAGGGTGATCTTGTTGATTACGTGCCATTAGCAACGAGCTTCGATCCGCTTGATGGGCTAATCGGCGGTGGTCTACGCAAGACAGAACTGACGCTCCTTGGCGGCGCGCAGGGCATCGGCAAAACAATCGCCACCCTGCAAATTGCGCGCAACATTGCTATGCGGCCAGATCAATACGCTTTCTACCTTTCTTACGAGCATACAGAAGCGCATCTGATGCATCGCCTGCTCTGCCTGGAGAGTGTGAACCCACCAGAGATGGAAATGGCGAACAGCCTCAAACTGCGCGATCTTTACAATATTATCGTCTCTCAGCGTGCCAAGAAGTTCATGGGCCGCAATGATGGCAGTGGCTCTTTGCAGGCTATTCTGCGCGATCATCCCAAGACGATTGAGCCGCTCAAGCGTGTGCTGCGTTACAGCGACCGCCTCATCATGCTCAAAGCAAGCCCCGCAGTCACCAACTTGCGCGCTATCAAAGAGATGACGGCTCGTCTGGCAGATGCGACAGGCGGCAATGTCACCGTCTTTGTTGATTACTTGCAGAAAATCGCCGTCCACCCGGAGCGTCCGCGTGACGAAAATGATAAAGTCACCATCATCGTCGAAGGGCTGAAAGATATTGCTCTCTCGCTCGATGTCCCGGTGTTCTCCATCGTGGCGGCTGACCGTGAAGGCCTTAAGAGCAAGCGCATTCACCTGTATCATCTGCGTGGTAGTAGCGCCCTGGATTATGAATCCGATATTGCCATCATCATGAACAACAAATATCAAATTCTGGCTAAAGACCACGTTGCCTTTAACCCGTACAATGCAAAGGCCTACCGCAACTGGGTCGTCTTCACTGTCGAGAAGAATCGTGCAGGCCGGGCGATGGTAGATGTCGAGTTCCAGCTCCATGGGCAGCACTTCGCATTTAATCCACGTGGGCAGCGCGTCCAGCAGCAGCTCATCGACGATAAAGTGATCGAAACCTAA